The following proteins come from a genomic window of Athalia rosae chromosome 1, iyAthRosa1.1, whole genome shotgun sequence:
- the LOC105690971 gene encoding dentin sialophosphoprotein-like, translated as MSEEYLETNLQKIFGHNASNSEMRRRAAEAVSERNIRDDAQQSDDERPLLATNLKVRPLTELLEKSPMVFEQPISEKPEEPETSSDSVPVIEISSDSEESDDEKQSANPMVKTRCMTKSRKTSSKACERKIHRPKLQPFKYQFKTASEIDQNFSAATSSESSQKDGEYKRKCDETSATTREGVRSKKKKSGRGNQTFYAIEPYEIDDEANTIHASETCSRSDNGKTCGFIVYGESCSSTDGQDDSSAIESEVENDEGYRKRKSLIKNLVKEWQPVADSASSDNEETCGPNDSKETFSSSDTGKTCGFIVYGESCSSTDSQDDSSATDSEVENDEGYRKRKSLIKNLVKGMRLVSDSTSSDDEDSSTNDDRYARTSANLLQRSRRLSSRSSEARKSTPLLCVGKKSKSRAEIAAKLLIRTELRPLCYREFNRETYLKVSRWIRHDVRKYNCYGRGQIARIVAAYLDDMIPH; from the exons ATGTCCGAAGAGTACTTGGAAACTAATCTGCAGAAGATATTCGGTCACAACGCATCCAACAGCGAAATGCGAAGGCGTGCTGCGGAAGCCGTTTCCGAAA GAAACATTCGTGACGACGCTCAACAATCTGATGATGAAAGACCCTTATTGGCTACAAATCTCAAAGTAAGACCATTGACAGAGCTTCTTGAAAAATCTCCTATGGTGTTTGAGCAACCGATTTCTGAGAAACCAGAGGAACCAGAGACCAGCTCTGATTCTGTTCCAGTGATAGAAATATCATCAGATTCGGAAGAATCtgatgatgaaaaacaatCAGCAAATCCAATGGTGAAAACGCGCTGCATGACTAAGTCTCGTAAGACATCTTCGAAAGCATGTGAACGAAAGATACATCGGCCAAAACTGCAGCCATTCAAATACCAGTTCAAAACTGCCTCAGAGATTGACCAAAATTTCTCAGCCGCAACTTCAAGTGAGTCAAGTCAAAAAGATGGTGAATATAAGCGAAAATGTGATGAAACATCCGCTACTACGCGAGAGGGGGTCCgttcaaagaagaaaaaatcaggtCGTGGCAATCAAACGTTTTATGCCATAGAACCGTATGAAATTGATGACGAAGCTAATACTATTCATGCAAGTGAAACATGCAGTCGAAGTGACAATGGAAAGACATGCGGTTTTATTGTGTATGGAGAATCATGCAGTTCAACTGACGGCCAAGATGATTCAAGTGCCATCGAGTCTGAGGTTGAGAACGATGAAGGATATCGTAAAAGGAAAAGCCTTATAAAGAACTTGGTAAAAGAATGGCAACCGGTCGCTGATTCAGCTTCAAGTGACAATGAAGAAACATGCGGTCCAAATGACAGTAAAGAAACATTCAGTTCAAGTGACACTGGAAAAACATGCGGTTTTATTGTCTATGGAGAATCATGCAGTTCAACTGACAGCCAAGATGATTCAAGTGCCACCGACTCTGAGGTTGAGAACGATGAAGGATATCGTAAAAGGAAAAGCCTTATAAAGAACTTGGTAAAAGGAATGCGATTGGTGTCTGATTCAACTTCAAGTGACGATGAAGATTCATCAACTAATGATGACAGATACGCAAGGACGTCAGCCAATCTACTACAAAGATCTAGGAGATTGTCTTCTAGATCGTCTGAGGCTCGCAAGTCTACTCCGCTACTTTGCGTTGGAAAAAAGTCCAAATCAAGAGCAGAGATTGCAGCAAAATTGCTGATCAGAACAGAATTGAGGCCTCTTTGCTATCGCGAATTTAATAGAGAGACCTACTTGAAAGTTAGCAGGTGGATCCGTCATGATgttagaaaatataattgttaCG GTAGAGGACAGATAGCTCGAATTGTTGCAGCATACCTGGACGATATGATTCCACATTAG